A stretch of Episyrphus balteatus chromosome 2, idEpiBalt1.1, whole genome shotgun sequence DNA encodes these proteins:
- the LOC129909422 gene encoding uncharacterized protein LOC129909422, which translates to MTELVNLNKEAEQHTEKVLDWDDEIADEQHDQWLKWLQQLHEVETIHIPRCYTTKPSIWDEENIQMHIFVDASKDTSAAVVYLRIQSEGKVCCTLLASKTKVAPIKLTSIPRLELIAALIGARLACTIRQSLSTPINKIFYWSDSVTVLRWLRSDAKATKGQFVAFRIAEIQELSNIGNWRYTPSYLNVADDATKWKKGPSLNMNDRWFKGPEFHAR; encoded by the exons ATGACTGAGCTCGTCAATCTTAATAAAGAAGCAGAACAACATACTGAAAAGGTTTTGG ATTGGGACGATGAGATTGCAGATGAGCAACACGACCAATGGCTAAAGTGGCTTCAACAACTTCATGAAGTCGAAACCATCCATATTCCCAGATGTTACACAACAAAACCATCGATATGGGATGAAGAGAACATACAAATGCATATATTCGTTGATGCTAGCAAAGACACCAGTGCAGCAGTTGTTTATTTGAGAATCCAGTCTGAGGGGAAGGTATGCTGCACACTTTTGGCCTCCAAAACAAAGGTTGCACCAATCAAACTTACATCGATTCCGAGGTTGGAACTAATTGCAGCATTGATTGGAGCTAGACTTGCATGCACTATTCGACAATCACTAAGCACTCCAATTAACAAAATATTCTACTGGTCGGATTCGGTTACGGTGTTAAGATGGTTGAGATCAGATGCTAAAGCAACAAAGGGTCAATTTGTTGCATTTAGAATTGCTGAAATACAAGAACTAAGCAACATCGGAAATTGGCGATATACACCTTCGTATCTGAATGTGGCTGATGACGCGACCAAGTGGAAAAAAGGACCATCCCTCAATATGAACGATCGATGGTTTAAAGGACCTGAATTCCACGCACGATGA